The following coding sequences lie in one Hydrogenophaga sp. PBL-H3 genomic window:
- a CDS encoding tyrosine-type recombinase/integrase, translating to MGKKSTGIYKRQNGSWVVDKFVEGVRVYQSFGSYEDAEAWLTRELEALRQTRVHGVTPQITFDQAAGRFIEENAHMASVESSGYHLKAVMPYIGDLLLEQVHSGTLQPFIDARRKAKISHKSINLSLGAVRRVLNLAAGTWRDPESGKPWLVSAPLITMLPLTGHQRPPRPITWDEQALLLKELPKHLHDMALFTLHSGVRDDVVCNLQWAWEIPVPELNISVFETPPENVKGRRTSKLVVCNSISQAVIEEARGHHPTHVFAMSWRHRELGPIKAMNNSAWQAARSRAGLGDLHVHDLRHTVGMRLREAGVSESTRRDVLWHSNRSVTDHYSMAQIREIHEALEKITKPTNGWNKSLQALKAEHALRKAGTRT from the coding sequence ATGGGAAAAAAATCAACCGGCATCTACAAACGGCAAAACGGCAGCTGGGTCGTCGATAAGTTCGTCGAAGGAGTTCGGGTTTACCAAAGCTTTGGATCGTATGAAGACGCAGAAGCGTGGCTCACCCGGGAACTAGAGGCACTACGGCAGACGCGCGTCCATGGTGTCACCCCCCAGATTACCTTTGACCAAGCTGCTGGGCGCTTCATTGAAGAGAATGCGCATATGGCGTCAGTGGAGTCATCTGGCTATCACCTGAAGGCCGTGATGCCCTACATTGGCGACCTTCTGCTTGAGCAAGTTCATTCAGGAACACTGCAGCCTTTCATTGATGCTCGACGCAAGGCAAAGATCTCACACAAATCGATCAATTTGAGCCTGGGCGCGGTGCGTCGAGTCCTCAATCTGGCAGCGGGAACTTGGCGCGATCCCGAGTCGGGCAAACCTTGGCTGGTCTCTGCCCCCCTGATCACCATGTTGCCTTTGACAGGTCATCAGCGTCCTCCACGGCCGATCACTTGGGACGAGCAGGCGCTTTTGCTGAAGGAGTTGCCGAAGCATCTTCACGACATGGCGCTGTTTACTCTGCACAGTGGCGTGCGAGATGATGTGGTTTGCAATCTCCAATGGGCTTGGGAGATCCCAGTGCCGGAGCTCAACATCTCTGTTTTCGAGACCCCGCCAGAAAACGTCAAGGGGCGCCGCACTTCAAAGCTGGTGGTGTGCAACAGCATTTCCCAGGCCGTGATTGAGGAAGCGCGGGGGCACCACCCGACCCACGTTTTCGCGATGTCTTGGCGCCACCGTGAACTTGGACCAATCAAGGCCATGAACAACAGCGCGTGGCAAGCAGCGCGCTCAAGGGCGGGTCTGGGCGATCTGCATGTCCACGACCTTCGCCATACGGTGGGCATGCGACTGCGTGAGGCTGGCGTCAGTGAGTCGACCCGGCGGGACGTCCTGTGGCACAGCAATCGCTCCGTCACGGACCACTACTCCATGGCCCAGATCCGAGAGATTCACGAAGCTCTGGAGAAGATCACAAAGCCGACCAACGGCTGGAACAAGAGCCTCCAGGCGCTGAAAGCGGAGCATGCGCTGCGGAAAGCCGGCACACGGACTTGA
- a CDS encoding ParM/StbA family protein — protein MKREAQMITVPARAIDVGYANTKFTCERKRVQGQNIIRAGLFPSITGQLQPGASFLHAPGTLGADGCITDVDGVQHFAGLGVTMHLRGIQPRHVMADYCTSPPYLALVHGALHYMLEDEGNPKEMEIEHLTVGLPLNNFDTYRARLIDVVRGRHAIFSPDPNVGLRHVTVMDASVIVQPLGSLYYYGLVNSDFDTSGWNLVIDVGGGTIDFLVAFDKAPNYVRSGAHPESMLACSTAVAKAINPNLQSQFGVVQAIDTAIRDGSESVLIAGEEFEMANYKGVITEVLRRGYEAMLNTVGALEDFQNILICGGGGAVFYDFLCEHYPALRRRLRNGADSTFSNVRGFHVVSEFMREQTTAAR, from the coding sequence ATGAAGCGCGAAGCGCAAATGATCACCGTACCTGCAAGAGCCATCGACGTAGGGTACGCAAACACCAAATTCACATGTGAGCGCAAGCGTGTTCAAGGACAGAACATCATCCGAGCGGGACTCTTTCCTTCGATCACTGGGCAGCTCCAGCCAGGCGCCTCGTTCTTACACGCTCCTGGAACCTTGGGCGCTGATGGCTGCATCACCGATGTGGATGGCGTTCAACACTTCGCCGGCCTTGGTGTGACGATGCATCTGCGTGGGATTCAGCCACGACATGTCATGGCGGACTATTGCACTTCACCGCCCTACCTTGCGCTCGTTCACGGCGCCTTGCACTACATGTTGGAGGACGAAGGAAATCCCAAGGAAATGGAGATCGAACATCTCACGGTTGGGCTTCCTCTCAACAACTTCGATACGTACCGTGCGCGTCTCATAGACGTAGTACGGGGTCGCCACGCGATTTTCAGCCCCGACCCGAACGTCGGTCTTCGGCATGTCACCGTCATGGATGCGAGTGTCATCGTCCAGCCTTTGGGATCCCTCTACTACTATGGTCTAGTGAACTCAGACTTTGACACAAGTGGGTGGAATCTTGTGATAGACGTGGGTGGCGGAACCATCGACTTTCTTGTTGCGTTTGACAAGGCCCCTAACTACGTTCGCTCTGGCGCACACCCTGAATCGATGCTTGCCTGCTCGACCGCCGTGGCGAAGGCAATCAACCCCAACCTTCAGAGTCAGTTCGGCGTTGTTCAAGCAATCGACACGGCCATTCGCGATGGCAGTGAATCGGTTCTCATCGCGGGCGAGGAGTTTGAAATGGCGAACTACAAAGGGGTGATCACAGAGGTCCTGCGCCGTGGATACGAGGCAATGCTCAACACGGTCGGAGCTTTGGAGGATTTTCAGAACATTCTGATCTGCGGTGGTGGTGGTGCCGTTTTCTATGATTTCCTGTGTGAGCACTATCCCGCTCTGCGTCGACGCTTGCGCAACGGCGCTGACTCCACTTTCTCAAATGTGCGCGGCTTTCACGTTGTGTCGGAGTTCATGCGCGAACAGACAACTGCTGCGCGATAA